One part of the Bacteroidia bacterium genome encodes these proteins:
- a CDS encoding HIT family protein codes for MEDIYCQQIIPGKLKVDIIFETDLVMAFHHTKPYFERHVVIIPKAHIESLSSYPNEAELNRDLFAAMQFVTRLFEEKYGGCRISSNVGDYQSSKHLHWYVHQGKRLRNEQGEAMH; via the coding sequence ATGGAAGATATTTATTGCCAGCAAATCATACCCGGAAAGCTCAAAGTTGACATTATCTTTGAGACAGATCTCGTGATGGCATTTCATCATACAAAACCCTATTTCGAACGCCACGTGGTCATTATTCCAAAAGCCCATATCGAATCCCTTTCCTCTTATCCCAATGAAGCTGAATTGAATCGAGATTTATTTGCTGCTATGCAATTTGTAACAAGGCTATTTGAAGAGAAATATGGGGGCTGTCGAATATCCTCCAATGTAGGCGATTACCAAAGTAGCAAGCATTTGCATTGGTATGTACATCAGGGAAAGCGGCTCAGAAATGAGCAAGGAGAAGCTATGCATTGA
- a CDS encoding SDR family NAD(P)-dependent oxidoreductase → MELFKLTGKVALITGGNGGIGLAYAKGLVKAGAKVAIWGRNERKNKEALEELKSLGGEVAAFVCDVTNTEEVDTAFEATMAHFKQVDICFANAGAGGPRGMLHQIDYKDWQGILDLNLNAVVHIYRKVIPQLLERNAPGKLIVTSSVAALLGMGFASGYATTKAAVGGLTRALAIELGRNNIQVNAILPGYVETDMSVKTPQAFKDSVLRRSASGKFGTLEQMEGIAVFLASPASDFMTGQSIVLDGGHTINPI, encoded by the coding sequence ATGGAATTATTCAAACTCACTGGAAAAGTAGCATTAATAACGGGTGGTAATGGAGGCATAGGTTTGGCCTATGCCAAAGGACTAGTAAAAGCCGGCGCAAAAGTCGCTATTTGGGGAAGGAATGAGAGGAAAAATAAAGAAGCGCTTGAAGAACTTAAATCTTTGGGAGGAGAAGTTGCTGCCTTTGTTTGTGACGTTACAAATACTGAGGAAGTAGATACTGCTTTTGAGGCTACTATGGCTCACTTCAAGCAGGTAGATATCTGCTTTGCCAATGCAGGTGCAGGAGGGCCGCGTGGGATGTTGCATCAGATTGACTATAAAGATTGGCAGGGAATTCTGGACCTGAATCTGAATGCTGTGGTACATATTTACCGCAAAGTGATTCCTCAATTATTGGAAAGAAATGCGCCCGGCAAGCTCATCGTTACCTCTTCGGTAGCAGCTTTGCTTGGGATGGGTTTTGCCTCCGGCTATGCAACAACAAAGGCTGCTGTAGGCGGCTTGACGCGCGCGCTGGCAATAGAACTCGGGCGCAACAATATTCAGGTAAATGCCATTTTGCCCGGCTATGTTGAAACCGATATGTCCGTGAAAACTCCCCAGGCTTTCAAAGATTCAGTTTTGAGGCGTTCTGCTTCGGGTAAGTTTGGTACCCTCGAACAAATGGAAGGAATTGCCGTCTTTCTGGCTTCTCCGGCCAGTGATTTTATGACGGGACAAAGCATTGTACTGGACGGCGGACATACCATCAATCCGATTTAA
- a CDS encoding RNA polymerase sigma factor, translated as MPHPDSGMIQDCISGKASAQKALYEYYAPRMLAVCNRYAQKTAEAEDILQDAFVKIFQNLHKYQETGSLEAWIRRVCVNTAIDHVRREKHRYKELEIKEAGTKEVNENALDMLELEFLFKIIQALPSGYRLVFNMYAIEGYSHAEIGKKLKISESTSRSQYARARALLKQRISEAYMETNIYKDAI; from the coding sequence ATGCCACATCCGGATTCTGGGATGATTCAAGATTGTATTTCAGGCAAGGCCTCCGCACAGAAGGCCCTGTATGAATACTATGCGCCCAGGATGCTGGCTGTATGCAACAGATATGCACAAAAAACAGCTGAGGCAGAGGACATTTTGCAAGATGCCTTTGTCAAAATTTTTCAAAACCTTCACAAATATCAGGAAACAGGTTCACTCGAGGCATGGATTCGCAGGGTTTGTGTCAATACAGCTATTGACCATGTAAGGAGAGAGAAGCACCGATATAAGGAGTTGGAAATAAAAGAAGCAGGGACCAAGGAGGTAAATGAGAACGCGCTGGACATGCTGGAATTGGAATTCTTGTTTAAGATCATCCAGGCCTTGCCCAGCGGATACCGTTTGGTATTCAATATGTACGCAATAGAAGGTTATTCACATGCGGAGATTGGTAAGAAACTCAAAATATCAGAAAGTACTTCCCGTTCGCAATATGCCCGTGCGCGTGCACTTTTAAAACAAAGAATCAGTGAAGCTTATATGGAAACAAATATTTACAAGGATGCCATCTGA
- a CDS encoding dihydrofolate reductase family protein, translated as MKKKNIVFIAKSLDGYIADKQGELDWLHAIPNPDQHDMGYNDLIAEIDAIVMGRTTFDVVCGFGGEWPYSKPVFVLSNSLKEVPEGLKEKVSILAGSPQEILGKIHELGYHKLYIDGGRTVQNFLSEDLIDELRITTIPILLGGGFPLFGDLPKPLAWEHIESKVFLKQIVQNSYKRKRS; from the coding sequence ATGAAGAAAAAGAATATCGTTTTTATCGCTAAAAGTCTGGACGGCTACATTGCTGACAAGCAAGGTGAGTTGGACTGGCTTCATGCTATCCCCAACCCTGATCAGCATGACATGGGTTACAATGACTTGATAGCTGAAATAGATGCCATCGTCATGGGCCGTACTACCTTTGATGTAGTTTGTGGATTTGGAGGAGAATGGCCATACAGTAAGCCTGTCTTTGTCCTGAGCAATTCACTAAAGGAAGTGCCAGAAGGCTTAAAAGAAAAAGTAAGCATTCTAGCGGGAAGTCCTCAGGAAATTCTCGGTAAAATCCATGAACTAGGCTACCACAAATTATACATTGATGGAGGGAGGACCGTGCAAAATTTTCTGAGTGAAGATTTGATTGATGAATTGAGAATCACCACCATCCCAATATTATTGGGAGGAGGATTCCCTTTATTTGGAGATTTACCGAAACCATTAGCATGGGAGCATATCGAGTCCAAAGTTTTTTTAAAACAGATTGTGCAGAATTCCTATAAGCGAAAAAGAAGCTAA
- a CDS encoding pyruvate dehydrogenase complex dihydrolipoamide acetyltransferase yields the protein MAEVIKMPRLSDTMTEGVIAAWHVKVGDTVGNGDLLAEVETDKATMDVESFFDGTVLHVGIEEGKGIPVGELLVIIGEKGEDVAALIEEAKNAAPAAESAPPAEEPKAEAPAPSPEPVKEVKVSAPVIAAAPAVVEESSSTDGRLKASPLAKAMAKEKGIDIQRVQGTGEGGRIIKRDIENYKEAPLPAASANGSSTFVPMAVSGVESSEDKPLSQMRKTIARRLGESKFTAPHFYLTMEINMDKAVAARKSLNEVAPVKISFNDLVIKAAATALRQHPAVNAGWNGDSIRYNQHIHVGMAVAVDEGLIVPVIRFADQKGLASISAEAKDLAKKARDRKLQPADWEGNTFSISNLGMMGIEEFTAIINPPNSCIMAVSAIIQKPIVKDGEIVPAHMMKVTLSCDHRVVDGMVGSQFLVTFRQLLEDPVRILI from the coding sequence ATGGCTGAAGTTATCAAAATGCCTCGCTTGAGCGATACCATGACAGAAGGAGTTATCGCAGCATGGCATGTAAAAGTAGGAGATACGGTTGGCAATGGTGATCTGCTGGCCGAAGTGGAAACCGATAAGGCGACCATGGATGTCGAATCTTTCTTTGATGGTACCGTACTGCATGTCGGTATTGAAGAAGGAAAGGGGATTCCTGTTGGCGAATTACTGGTGATCATTGGAGAAAAAGGAGAAGATGTAGCTGCTCTGATTGAGGAAGCTAAAAATGCTGCTCCTGCCGCAGAAAGCGCTCCTCCCGCAGAGGAACCAAAGGCTGAGGCTCCCGCTCCAAGTCCAGAGCCTGTTAAAGAAGTAAAAGTTAGCGCCCCTGTAATAGCTGCTGCTCCTGCTGTAGTTGAGGAAAGTTCCTCAACTGATGGTAGACTTAAAGCTTCACCTCTGGCCAAAGCTATGGCCAAAGAAAAAGGAATAGACATACAACGAGTTCAGGGTACTGGCGAAGGGGGTCGTATCATCAAACGTGATATTGAGAACTATAAGGAAGCTCCACTTCCCGCAGCATCTGCCAATGGATCCAGTACATTTGTACCTATGGCAGTAAGCGGTGTAGAGAGCTCTGAGGATAAACCTCTTTCTCAAATGCGTAAAACCATTGCGCGTAGACTGGGAGAAAGCAAGTTTACTGCACCTCACTTCTACCTTACCATGGAAATCAACATGGATAAGGCAGTAGCAGCAAGAAAGTCCCTGAATGAAGTTGCACCGGTTAAAATATCTTTCAATGACCTGGTGATCAAAGCTGCAGCAACTGCGCTTAGACAGCATCCCGCTGTAAATGCAGGTTGGAATGGCGATAGCATCCGCTACAATCAGCATATCCATGTAGGAATGGCTGTAGCTGTTGATGAAGGCCTGATTGTACCTGTGATCCGCTTTGCAGATCAAAAAGGACTGGCCAGCATATCTGCTGAAGCCAAAGATCTCGCCAAAAAAGCCAGAGACCGTAAACTTCAGCCAGCTGATTGGGAAGGAAATACCTTCAGTATTTCTAATCTGGGCATGATGGGCATAGAAGAATTTACCGCCATCATCAATCCTCCCAACTCCTGCATCATGGCCGTTTCAGCCATTATCCAGAAGCCGATTGTAAAAGACGGAGAGATTGTTCCTGCTCATATGATGAAAGTTACCCTTTCCTGTGATCACCGTGTGGTTGACGGAATGGTTGGTTCTCAATTCCTGGTTACGTTCAGACAATTGCTGGAAGATCCGGTGAGAATCCTGATATAA
- a CDS encoding T9SS type A sorting domain-containing protein, with the protein MRKIKMLKFCTGFVLLITMLLSGSNCFGQNQITRAEWFVDLDPGFNMANQVSSLTPGLEVDVNLNLDLSNYTPGLHTFYVRMLDNAGSWSHTLSQNFYVLSRDSSEDLSSLEWFWDIDPGFGQGNPVPNVSGDTLDSSWAINLDTLAPGIHNLYVRVQDEEGLWSQSLNASSCIIAEPEALIDRFTYYYQDSLGSSDTILYSLMQAQSYVDISFEPDTSSLMGNRTYQLCINAIRTDGVMSFDACQSFSWSSSVGIDRGSLTSLVKLYPNPASGFISLELPGRRSGKMKVSLIDMRGKYLMEKVFDRTASHLQRLELPELVPAVYFLSIEMGQQVGIKKILVK; encoded by the coding sequence ATGAGAAAAATTAAGATGCTAAAATTTTGCACAGGCTTTGTTCTACTTATTACAATGCTTCTTTCAGGAAGTAATTGTTTCGGGCAAAACCAGATCACGCGCGCAGAATGGTTTGTGGATCTGGATCCTGGATTTAATATGGCAAATCAGGTCTCAAGCCTTACGCCTGGCCTGGAAGTAGATGTGAATCTAAATCTGGATTTGAGTAATTATACTCCTGGACTTCATACCTTTTATGTTCGGATGTTGGACAATGCGGGGAGCTGGTCCCATACGCTTTCCCAAAATTTCTATGTATTAAGTAGAGATAGCTCTGAAGATTTGTCTTCCCTTGAATGGTTCTGGGATATCGATCCTGGATTCGGGCAGGGAAATCCGGTTCCTAATGTTTCCGGTGATACGCTGGATAGCAGTTGGGCGATAAATTTGGATACACTAGCTCCGGGAATCCATAATTTGTATGTGAGGGTTCAGGACGAAGAGGGCCTATGGAGCCAAAGCCTGAATGCGAGTAGTTGTATAATCGCTGAACCAGAAGCCCTGATAGATAGGTTCACTTATTATTATCAAGATTCTCTGGGGAGTTCAGATACCATCCTGTATAGTCTTATGCAGGCACAGTCTTATGTTGATATCTCTTTTGAGCCGGATACTTCAAGTTTGATGGGTAACAGGACTTATCAATTGTGCATCAATGCCATACGAACGGATGGCGTGATGAGTTTTGATGCTTGCCAGAGCTTTTCCTGGAGCTCCTCGGTTGGAATAGACCGGGGAAGTTTGACCTCTCTGGTAAAGCTCTACCCGAATCCTGCTTCCGGATTTATTTCTTTGGAACTACCAGGAAGGAGAAGCGGGAAGATGAAAGTCAGTTTAATTGATATGCGGGGCAAATACCTGATGGAGAAAGTATTTGATAGAACGGCAAGTCATCTTCAAAGACTCGAACTTCCTGAATTAGTTCCCGCTGTATATTTTTTAAGTATCGAGATGGGACAGCAAGTCGGGATAAAGAAAATACTTGTAAAGTAG
- a CDS encoding MBOAT family O-acyltransferase codes for MRIFDWLSPDNIAQLFIYDPDQPLLFHTGQFLLLFLLFMGVYLLLLGRKPMRTAWVFLFSLFFYYKSSGLYFLLLIFSTLVDYYLGFLIHRETDRKKARIYLIISIVVNLGILAIFKYTNFFIDTVNGIFATPLSNLDIILPVGISFFTFQTMSYTIDIYRRKLEPVDNILDFGFFVSFFPQLVAGPIVRAAQFLPQIRNNIEISAEDLGRAFLLICSGLFKKAVISDYIGTNFVDGIFEVPTLHTGFENLMAVYGFALQIYCDFSGYSDMAIGIGLLLGFRLPINFNSPYQSGSIQEFWRRWHISLSSWLRDYLYISMGGNRRGKFRTYINLLITMLLGGLWHGASWRFVVWGALHGVALAIDRMLKHAKQWVRRKLSKGLDKLDEFMLSEEGQNSDNKVANFLVQARWFMQGWFSLLLSVVVHLLSVIFTFHFVCFCWIFFRAESFELAWDMIENIYLNFGGEIVGEVLSQKQSVFLLMIMGYLLHFIPDDIDNFVETYFIKSHFLVKAGVIAIFIWLVFIVQSGLDTPQQFIYFQF; via the coding sequence ATGAGGATTTTCGATTGGCTGAGTCCAGATAATATTGCTCAACTATTTATTTACGATCCGGATCAACCCTTGCTCTTCCATACCGGACAATTTCTCCTCTTATTTCTTTTATTCATGGGGGTGTACCTGCTGCTTTTGGGCCGCAAACCCATGAGGACTGCCTGGGTTTTCCTTTTCTCCCTCTTTTTCTACTATAAATCAAGCGGACTTTATTTCCTCCTCCTCATATTTTCTACCCTGGTTGATTACTACCTCGGCTTTCTGATCCATCGAGAGACAGATAGAAAAAAAGCACGTATTTATCTCATCATCAGCATCGTAGTCAATCTGGGCATACTGGCGATATTCAAGTACACCAATTTCTTCATCGATACCGTTAACGGAATCTTTGCTACGCCCCTCTCCAATCTCGATATTATTCTTCCGGTAGGTATATCCTTTTTCACCTTCCAGACCATGAGCTATACGATAGATATCTATCGTCGCAAGCTGGAACCTGTGGACAATATCCTGGATTTTGGATTCTTTGTGAGTTTCTTCCCGCAATTGGTAGCAGGTCCTATCGTTCGGGCGGCTCAATTCCTCCCGCAAATCCGCAATAATATTGAGATCAGTGCAGAAGATCTCGGGAGAGCTTTTCTTCTGATTTGTAGTGGCCTTTTCAAGAAAGCGGTCATATCAGATTACATTGGCACCAATTTCGTAGATGGCATTTTCGAGGTACCGACCCTGCATACAGGCTTCGAAAACCTAATGGCTGTCTATGGCTTTGCCTTGCAGATATATTGTGATTTTTCTGGGTATTCAGACATGGCCATAGGAATCGGGCTTTTACTTGGATTTCGACTTCCTATCAACTTCAATTCTCCCTATCAATCCGGGAGCATACAGGAATTTTGGCGAAGGTGGCATATCAGTCTTTCTTCCTGGTTGAGAGATTATCTCTACATCTCAATGGGAGGAAACAGGCGAGGCAAATTCAGGACGTATATCAACCTGCTGATCACTATGTTGTTGGGAGGACTTTGGCATGGTGCTTCCTGGCGATTTGTGGTTTGGGGAGCCCTGCATGGAGTTGCACTTGCAATCGACCGTATGCTCAAACATGCCAAGCAGTGGGTTCGACGAAAGCTATCTAAAGGGCTGGATAAGCTTGATGAATTCATGTTGAGTGAAGAGGGCCAGAATAGCGATAATAAAGTAGCTAACTTCCTGGTTCAGGCCCGATGGTTTATGCAAGGTTGGTTTTCTCTATTGCTCAGTGTAGTAGTCCATTTGTTAAGCGTGATATTCACCTTCCATTTTGTCTGCTTTTGCTGGATCTTCTTCCGGGCAGAATCCTTTGAACTCGCCTGGGACATGATTGAAAATATCTACCTCAACTTCGGGGGTGAAATTGTGGGGGAAGTCCTTTCTCAGAAGCAAAGCGTATTCCTCCTGATGATCATGGGATATCTCCTCCACTTTATCCCGGATGATATCGATAATTTTGTAGAGACCTACTTTATCAAGTCTCACTTTCTGGTTAAAGCTGGTGTCATTGCTATCTTTATCTGGCTGGTATTTATCGTCCAAAGTGGGCTTGACACTCCCCAGCAATTTATCTACTTCCAGTTTTAG
- a CDS encoding DUF3078 domain-containing protein has translation MKRSLLLLGIILSCTLFAFGQTDEELNTQKAEKQAEVATLQGQIDALNGEIAGIEAQLVKFPRWENGAFGVFGLGFNGFNDWLSRAQPNITSTNIGIGLNGFANYFTEKSFWRNSGNINMGWLSVDDKDNPNDSDTLQSTSDAINISSLYGYKFNEKLAASALGEYRSTIVSNFNNPGYLDFGVGATWTPMSNLVIVIHPLNYNFVFSNQAFDFQSSLGAKIVADYTAKLGGKVDWKSNFSTFQSYKSSDLSNWTWINSVAFNVANGFGVGAELGLRGNKQEALAAEAGGRDLGGESPLQTYYVVGLTYNISSK, from the coding sequence ATGAAAAGAAGTCTTTTACTTTTAGGAATCATCCTTTCATGTACCCTTTTCGCCTTTGGCCAGACTGATGAAGAGCTGAATACTCAAAAAGCTGAAAAGCAGGCAGAGGTAGCAACACTTCAAGGTCAAATTGATGCCCTTAATGGAGAAATTGCTGGAATTGAAGCTCAACTTGTAAAATTCCCTCGTTGGGAAAATGGAGCATTTGGAGTATTTGGTCTGGGATTCAATGGATTCAATGACTGGCTTTCCCGCGCACAACCCAATATCACTTCCACAAATATCGGAATCGGATTAAATGGATTTGCTAACTATTTCACTGAGAAATCTTTCTGGAGAAATTCTGGCAATATCAATATGGGTTGGTTGAGTGTTGATGACAAAGACAATCCTAATGACTCTGATACGCTTCAGTCAACTTCTGATGCGATCAACATTAGTTCTTTGTACGGATACAAGTTCAATGAAAAATTGGCAGCTTCCGCTTTGGGTGAGTATCGTTCTACTATCGTAAGTAATTTTAACAATCCTGGTTACCTGGACTTTGGTGTAGGTGCTACCTGGACCCCAATGTCCAATCTGGTCATTGTTATTCATCCCTTGAACTACAACTTTGTATTCTCTAATCAGGCATTTGACTTTCAATCTTCATTGGGAGCAAAGATCGTTGCAGATTACACTGCCAAATTAGGAGGAAAGGTTGACTGGAAGTCCAACTTTTCTACCTTCCAAAGCTACAAATCTTCAGATCTATCGAACTGGACCTGGATCAATAGTGTAGCATTTAATGTAGCCAATGGATTTGGCGTAGGTGCTGAATTAGGCTTAAGGGGCAACAAGCAGGAAGCCCTTGCAGCTGAAGCTGGAGGAAGAGATTTGGGAGGAGAAAGTCCTCTACAAACCTATTACGTTGTAGGCTTGACCTACAACATTAGCTCGAAATAA
- a CDS encoding AraC family transcriptional regulator, translating to MNGLQIPNALLGEDIDDLNIFFYLREKGPDQIKLKLHYTQNMFCFMLKGVKEIINDRERFSMNDEQIGLVPSGNMLMNERVTLKKEFESLLLFFSNAYLSEFLAKFNVELTDLPIDQSAIITFPKDEYLLNFQRSMKLLEENFSKKHFRLAKMEELLLYLLEKYPQKTKGFLALSIAKEKHFSLSQVVQSHKFKNLNTVELAFLCNMSLSTFKRRFKELYKTSPKKYLIAERMNKAKQLLKVNKRPSEIYFELGYENLSSFSNEFKKHFGIPPKAYQLQS from the coding sequence ATGAATGGTTTACAAATACCTAACGCCCTATTAGGAGAGGATATTGATGACCTAAACATTTTCTTCTATTTAAGAGAAAAAGGTCCCGATCAAATAAAACTCAAACTTCACTATACCCAAAATATGTTCTGCTTCATGCTAAAAGGCGTGAAAGAGATCATCAATGATCGTGAGCGATTTTCCATGAACGATGAACAAATCGGTCTGGTCCCTTCGGGCAATATGCTTATGAATGAGCGAGTGACTTTGAAGAAGGAATTTGAAAGTTTGCTTTTGTTTTTCTCTAATGCATACTTGAGCGAGTTTCTGGCGAAATTTAATGTGGAATTGACCGATTTACCCATAGATCAATCTGCAATCATCACCTTCCCAAAGGACGAATATCTACTTAACTTTCAACGTTCGATGAAATTGTTGGAAGAGAATTTCTCCAAGAAGCATTTTCGTCTGGCAAAAATGGAAGAACTACTTCTGTATTTACTGGAAAAGTATCCACAGAAAACCAAAGGCTTTTTGGCTCTTTCTATTGCCAAGGAGAAACATTTTTCCCTTTCGCAAGTAGTTCAGAGCCATAAATTCAAAAACCTGAATACGGTAGAATTGGCCTTTCTTTGCAATATGAGCCTTTCCACTTTCAAAAGAAGATTCAAAGAGCTCTATAAAACTTCTCCTAAAAAGTATTTGATTGCAGAAAGAATGAATAAGGCAAAGCAGCTCTTAAAGGTCAACAAAAGGCCCTCAGAAATTTACTTTGAACTAGGGTATGAAAACCTCTCTTCCTTTAGCAATGAGTTCAAAAAACATTTCGGAATTCCTCCAAAAGCTTATCAGTTGCAAAGTTGA
- a CDS encoding carbohydrate-binding family 9-like protein, protein MNKPQSDLQAKMIDRSIKIDGDVEKPIWKEAVWSKRFVDMVTADPGMYDTRTAILWNDSHLYLAFKAEEPFIEAKLTERDSIIFLENDLEVFIDGGDCYYELEVNAANTIYEVFFIWKDAYKKGSKFDIPQFDVHQDQAYTFGGDYDRSGASFWKGTHPRGIRWAFTNYDMPNLETAVQVEGTINDHRDIDKGWSLEIGIPWKSLELLANGRSLPPTPGDIWKMFLGRFQKLMIGGKEVQPHPAWVLSSHGIYDTHLPEKWSRIEFVDEKKDS, encoded by the coding sequence ATGAATAAACCTCAATCTGATTTACAGGCAAAAATGATTGACAGATCCATTAAAATAGATGGAGATGTGGAAAAGCCCATATGGAAAGAAGCGGTCTGGAGCAAGCGATTTGTCGATATGGTTACGGCTGATCCGGGCATGTATGACACACGCACTGCTATCTTATGGAATGACAGTCATCTTTACCTTGCCTTCAAAGCTGAGGAACCTTTTATAGAAGCCAAACTCACAGAAAGAGACAGTATTATTTTTCTGGAGAATGACCTGGAAGTCTTTATCGATGGTGGAGATTGTTATTATGAGTTGGAAGTAAATGCTGCCAATACCATTTATGAGGTATTTTTCATCTGGAAGGATGCTTACAAAAAGGGATCAAAGTTTGACATCCCTCAATTTGACGTACATCAGGATCAGGCCTATACCTTTGGGGGAGATTATGATCGCAGTGGAGCCTCATTTTGGAAAGGAACCCATCCCAGAGGCATACGCTGGGCTTTTACCAATTATGATATGCCGAATTTGGAAACGGCGGTGCAAGTTGAAGGGACCATAAATGACCATCGTGATATTGACAAAGGCTGGTCTTTGGAAATAGGTATACCCTGGAAAAGTCTGGAGTTATTGGCCAATGGTCGGAGCCTCCCTCCTACTCCCGGTGATATCTGGAAGATGTTTCTAGGCCGCTTTCAGAAGTTGATGATTGGGGGCAAGGAAGTCCAACCTCATCCCGCATGGGTATTAAGTAGTCATGGCATTTACGATACCCATTTGCCAGAGAAATGGAGTAGAATTGAGTTTGTGGATGAGAAAAAAGATAGCTAA
- a CDS encoding LysM peptidoglycan-binding domain-containing protein: MLHKLPSVCIAFVFFNLCAIIQAQDTFYRGSSYPFIKEEINEIDNNLKGLRQFYRQLSQLESGEKKQLNIVHIGDSHIQADWFSGIVRMELQKRFGSAGRGLIFPYNVAKTNGPKDITARSNIRWESRRNSRSVPQDLRTGVSGMGIRSQSPNFELRIRLGENPYELDYSFNQVTLFAEQGPINFDLQISPTSFTGNSPIYVAPPVVNTDAEYHIIESGDNLTRVAKKYGLTIRELKELNGLESSVIYAGQKLKVSKGSRKAVPRKRIQNNGSGYLLPISDRSLMNTLHQVNWEEAGQEVYLRGRKSTSLQSQSVLYGMVLENTHKKGILYHMIGVNGAEFKHFNRSGNFWRQVRALNPDLIIISLGTNESVNRGFNANRFFDEIDEFISDLEQQIPYTDILFTTPPEALRSGREENPNVRRSKNILLSYSLANELACWDFFEIMGGSGSIRQWKDAYLAQEDYLHLTKAGYELQGKLLFRALMKGYEDFRLAESR; encoded by the coding sequence ATGCTTCATAAGCTCCCCAGCGTTTGTATTGCTTTTGTGTTCTTTAATCTATGTGCAATTATACAGGCGCAGGATACCTTTTACCGAGGCAGCAGCTACCCATTTATCAAAGAAGAGATAAATGAAATTGACAATAATCTAAAAGGATTACGTCAGTTTTACCGCCAACTATCTCAGCTCGAATCAGGCGAAAAAAAACAACTCAACATTGTCCATATAGGGGATTCCCATATCCAGGCAGACTGGTTTTCGGGTATCGTTCGAATGGAATTACAAAAGAGATTCGGATCAGCAGGAAGAGGCCTGATCTTTCCATATAATGTTGCCAAGACCAATGGTCCCAAGGATATTACTGCCCGTAGCAATATTCGCTGGGAAAGTCGTAGAAATTCACGCAGCGTTCCTCAGGATCTTCGAACAGGAGTGAGTGGCATGGGCATACGTTCCCAAAGCCCCAATTTTGAGTTGCGTATCCGTTTGGGCGAAAATCCATATGAACTGGATTATTCTTTCAACCAGGTAACCCTTTTTGCAGAACAGGGTCCTATCAATTTCGACTTACAAATCAGTCCAACTTCATTTACCGGAAATTCTCCGATATATGTTGCACCTCCTGTAGTAAATACGGATGCAGAATATCATATCATAGAAAGTGGCGATAATCTAACCCGGGTAGCCAAAAAATATGGCCTGACAATTCGGGAGCTCAAAGAGTTGAATGGATTGGAATCAAGTGTAATCTATGCGGGGCAAAAATTGAAAGTCTCCAAAGGAAGCAGAAAGGCAGTACCCAGAAAACGAATCCAAAACAATGGAAGCGGTTATTTGCTCCCGATTTCTGATCGTTCCCTGATGAACACCCTACACCAGGTCAATTGGGAAGAAGCCGGGCAGGAAGTTTATTTAAGAGGAAGAAAAAGTACGTCTTTGCAAAGTCAAAGTGTCCTTTATGGAATGGTACTGGAAAACACCCATAAAAAAGGTATCCTTTACCATATGATCGGAGTGAATGGAGCTGAATTCAAGCATTTCAATCGCTCTGGTAATTTCTGGAGACAGGTTCGAGCCTTGAATCCCGATCTGATTATCATTTCTTTAGGTACAAATGAAAGCGTAAATCGGGGCTTCAATGCCAACCGCTTTTTTGATGAAATTGATGAGTTTATCTCAGATTTAGAACAGCAGATTCCCTATACAGATATTCTATTCACTACCCCTCCCGAAGCCTTGCGATCAGGGCGAGAAGAAAATCCCAATGTGAGGCGAAGCAAGAACATTCTCCTCTCCTATTCGCTGGCAAATGAATTGGCTTGCTGGGATTTTTTTGAAATAATGGGGGGAAGTGGTTCCATACGTCAATGGAAAGATGCATATTTGGCACAGGAAGACTACTTACACTTGACGAAGGCGGGCTATGAATTACAAGGTAAACTATTATTTAGGGCGTTGATGAAAGGCTATGAGGATTTTCGATTGGCTGAGTCCAGATAA